In a genomic window of Bemisia tabaci chromosome 1, PGI_BMITA_v3:
- the LOC109041784 gene encoding uncharacterized protein translates to MEPGADLVNEYVQSFELERLEDIQVKREANNNLAMVCDESTSLMEPPNLHHVKLPPMPIVAGHGDYASLQPHGHPGQHQAHGVLMRAPGPLPFSPPDTPPEGSPPDQYHLNPNVASPIPCLHSQNPPSFDEHLGGGLVWLPMQQRQESPLDLRPCNDEMECWNKRSVITDIKRNSMQMSSCNPNYRLTDELSPIATTRPPMRISNCFPRSPCPPSYEGSDPSNKSCIISDDQLVSLTVRELNKRLQPYPKELVSEFKAKRRTLKNRGYAQNCRSKRVKASKELELQNKALIKELRQAKEDLQKVLARCSCGAARNTIREKFPVIDAGAQIGVARYPCDSSAEKHM, encoded by the coding sequence ATGGAACCGGGCGCCGACCTGGTGAACGAGTACGTGCAGAGCTTCGAGCTGGAACGCCTCGAGGACATTCAAGTGAAGCGCGAAGCCAACAACAACCTGGCGATGGTGTGCGACGAGTCGACGAGCCTCATGGAGCCGCCGAACCTCCACCACGTGAAGCTACCCCCGATGCCGATCGTGGCCGGGCACGGGGACTACGCGAGCCTCCAGCCGCACGGGCACCCGGGACAGCACCAAGCCCACGGCGTCCTCATGCGGGCCCCGGGGCCGCTCCCGTTCTCGCCGCCGGACACCCCGCCGGAGGGCTCGCCGCCGGACCAGTACCACCTGAACCCGAACGTGGCCTCGCCGATCCCGTGCCTCCACTCGCAGAACCCGCCCTCCTTCGACGAGCACCTCGGCGGCGGCCTCGTCTGGCTCCCGATGCAGCAGCGCCAGGAGTCGCCCCTGGATCTCCGGCCGTGCAACGACGAGATGGAGTGCTGGAACAAGAGGTCCGTCATCACCGACATCAAGCGCAACTCCATGCAAATGTCGAGCTGCAACCCCAACTACCGCCTCACCGACGAGCTCTCCCCGATAGCCACGACGAGACCACCCATGCGGATCTCCAACTGCTTTCCCAGGTCCCCGTGCCCGCCCAGCTACGAAGGCAGCGACCCGAGCAACAAGTCCTGCATCATCTCGGACGACCAATTGGTCTCGCTCACCGTCCGGGAGCTGAACAAGCGGCTCCAGCCGTACCCCAAGGAGTTGGTCTCCGAGTTCAAAGCCAAGCGGCGGACGCTCAAGAATCGCGGCTACGCCCAGAATTGCCGCTCGAAACGGGTCAAAGCCAGCAAGGAACTCGAGCTCCAGAACAAGGCTCTCATCAAGGAGCTGAGGCAGGCCAAGGAAGATTTGCAGAAGGTGTTGGCGCGCTGCAGTTGCGGGGCTGCTCGCAACACCATCCGGGAGAAGTTCCCCGTTATCGACGCCGGCGCCCAAATCGGCGTCGCCAGGTATCCGTGCGACTCCTCCGCCGAGAAGCACATGTGA